DNA from Rhodothermales bacterium:
CAGCGGATGATGGCCGACGACCAGTACGTGCCGGTCGTTATGCTCGGCCACCGTCTCGCTGAGCTGGAGGAGCACGTCGCCCTCCTCCTCGACATCATAGTCGCCGGCGTCACCGGTCGGCCGTCCCTCTTCCGTCAGCCACCACTCGGTATCGAGGGCGACGAGGGTGATCTCCGGCGTGAGTTCGACCACCGCCGGCCCCGGGAAGCCGTCGTCTGGCAGAAAGACATTGCCGCGGTCCAGGTAGGCCTCGACATAGGCTTCCTGGCGCCGCAGGGTGGCGAGGCCCCCGGGGGCGGAGTTGTTCCAGTCGTGATTGCCCGGGATAAAGACCACACGACCTGGGTGGGCGCGGACGGCATCGAGCTGCCGGCGAAGCCGCGCCTCGGCCGTCGCACGGCCGGGGTCGGAGGAATCGGGCAGGCCACAGCAATAAATAGTATCTCCTAAAAAAACGACGGCGCTGTGTTCGCCGGCGGCTTCCATCCGGGAAAGCAGGAGTGGCAGAGGGTCCTTGTACCCTTCCCGCGCCGGGCTGCCGGCATCGCCGATGAGAAACACGCGATAGGCGAGCTGCGTGTCGGGGGGAGGCAAGAGGGTCTCCCACCCTTCGTACGTCGAAGCGACGAAGGGACGGGAGGCCGAGCAGCTGGAAACCAGCAGCAGTAGCAGTCCGATGCCGGCGTGGATGACGGTAGACATAACGGGAGCAACGGGTGTGTGGGTACGGAGCCGCCTAGCGCGACATGAAGCGAAGCAACGTAGCGCGTCCTTCGCCCCCTTCGTTGGCGATATACAGATCGCCGTTGCCGGTGAACGCCATGCCTTCCGGTTGTCGGAACAGGTTATCGGGGATAGGCACCGCGGCCATGAGGTCGCCCTGTGGGTTCAGGACAACCACGCTTTTTAACACGGATGAGATGAGATACATCTGTCGGTTGGCGGGGTGAATAGCGAGAGCGGCCGGCTTGAAGGCGCTCGCGTCGAGCAATGGGCCTAGCGCGAGACGGATCACCCGGTTGAGCGGATGGCTGTCGAGGTGAGCGATGGCCTCGAGATCGACCAGATAGACAGGTTTTGGAGATAGAGCGCCCGTCGCCAGGTCGTAAGCGTAGATCGCCCGTTTGTTCTTCAGCCCTTGGCCGGCGAACTCCTTGCAGGCGATGAGCAGACGGTTATGCGCGGCGTCGTAGGCGAGTCCTTCGGTGTCATGTCGGGCGGAGAGGCCGGTTTTGATGGGCGTGGCGTCGAGCGTCTCACTGCGCCAGTCGGCGATGTGATGGAGCGTGCCATTACTCTCCAGGATAAACAGCCCTTCGGGCGTCAGCTCGAGATCTTCGTAATCGCCGTCTTTTCCAAAGCGCGTTTCGCGAACAATCCCCCCTGTTTCGACATCGAGGATATACAGGTGCCCCTTTTCGTCCTGGATGGCGCCGAGACGTCCTTCTTCCAGGACGGTCAGGCCTGAGATTTCGGTGAGCGACCGGGGAAGTTCGAACACGGCGTCGGGGCGCTCCAGGTCGTACGCGGCTGCCGGCGGCGCCTCGGGTTCGGCTGCCGGCTGCGCCCGGGGATGTTCGCAGCCGGACGCCATCGCCAGCGCGATGACAGCGATGGCGGGGGCCATAAAAGCGTTACACATGGGAGTACGGGTCGGATTGGGTGGAGATCCGGGGCATGTTTTTCCGCAGCCTGGAGCCCGAGAACGACGCACCGCGCCGGTTGGACGCACGAGAGGAAGGTAGTACATTACACAACGTACATCATAGAGGACCCTTCGCGATGTCCGGAGCGATGACCGCCGGATCGCGCTGGGCGCGCACCAACCGGGGACGACCCGACGACGGTCGCGACGTCGGGGCCGGCCAACGACCTATGCACGAGAAAAAACGCAAGACAGCCGCTTTGGATTCACCCGACGAGCGAGGCGCCTTTCTGGCGCCGGCCGGCCACGACGAAAACGACGTGCTGGAAATGTCCGGGGTAGTGGACGACGACGGCGACGCCTGGAGGGACGAGGCGGGAGCCGGCGATCTCAAACGGGCCAAAAAGAAGAAAAAAAAGAAGGGCAAGAAGCCGGAACAGGTGAAGGAGGTGCCGGCGTCCGGTTCCGCTCGGGGCATCGAGACGCTGTTCCGCACGTCCTATCGGACAAATATGGATCTGAGTTCGCTGGCCGACACGAAGGCGAACATCATGATCAGCATCAACGGCATCATCATCTCTATCATCCTGGCGTCGATCTCCCCTAAAATCGACGCCAACCCATGGCTGATTCTGCCGACGACCGTGCTGCTGCTGAGCTGCCTCGTGTCGATCGTGTACGCCGTGCTGTCGGCCCGGCCCCGCGTGCATAAAAACGTAATCACGCTGGAGGAAGTGCGAAATAATACCGCGAATATCCTCTTTTTTGGCAATTTTGTCAGCCTGAGGGAGCGAGAATACATCGTGGGTATGAAAGAACTGCTGCAGAATTCCGATACCTTGCGCGAGCAGATGATCAAGGATATTTATGGCCTGGGTCTTGTACTGATCAAGAAGTACGAACTCTTGCGCGTTTCGTACACCGTTTTCATGTTCGGGCTCATTTCGGGTGTGCTCCTGTTTAACCTGGTCTACCTATGGGTTGTCTTGTTTCCGCCCGCACGGGGTGGATCGTTGGTGCCGTAAGGAGGGAACGGGGGCGTAGCATGATGACGTTGTACGAAAGGACAAACCCGATGACGGTATGACGGTCAAATTCTGGGGGGTCCGAGGTTCATTCCCCACGCCGCATCCCCACATGCTCCGGTACGGCGGCAATACGTCGTGCGTGAGCGTTTCTGTCGACACGGGCATCGTAGTGATCGATGCCGGCACGGGTGCCCGTCAGCTGGGCAAGGCGTTGCTCGGCGCCACGCAGCCTATTTACCTGCTGCTGACCCACCTGCACAACGATCACATCGAAGGATTCCCGTTTTTTACGCCCCTTTACCACCCCGGCCACCGCGTCCATCTCATCGACTACCGGCAAGACCGGCAAGCGTGGTCCCCACTGGCCATGCTGGATGGCGTCCACTACCCCATGCGGCCTTCGTCGATCGTGGCGGATTATGTGGCGGTTTCGGAATTCGGCCCCGATTATCTCTGCGCGCGCGGGCTCGACGTCTCGGCGGTGCCGGCCAATCACCCCGGTGGCGCGTACGGGTACCGAGTGGCGCACCGGGGGCGAGTGTTTGTCCATATACCGGACAACGAACTGAACCCGCCGGACTCCGAGCATACGGTCCCGTACGCCGAATTTGTCCGTTTCTGCCGCGGCGCGGATGTCCTTTCACACGACGCCATGTACACGAGCGATGACCTGCCGGCGAAGTGGGGGTGGGGCCACAGCCAGCTCGACCAGACCTGCCAGCTTGCGATCGACGCCGGCGTCCGCCACCTCGTCCTCTTTCACCACGACCCCGAGCGCACCGACGACGCGATCGACACGCTCCAAGACCGCGCCCGCGCCCGCCTGCAACCCCACGGCATCGAGTGTACGGCCGCGTACGAGGGGCTCACGTTTAATCTGGGGGGGTAGCGAGGTTCTATCGGTCCCGCAGCCACAGCCTCGCGTTCGTTTGATTGCGGATGTCCTGCGTGGTTTGTGGCCGTAAGACCAGCAGCTGGCGGAGGTGGGCCGTGCCGGATTCGGTGTCGCCGGCATCGAGATAGGTCTGCGCCAGCTCGTGATGCACGAAGGGATTCAGGGGGTCCAGTGCGGCGGCCCGACGGAGCAGTTCGATCGCCTCATCGCGTGAAGCCGGGGGTACTTCGCCGTAAAATAGCCGCGCCCAGGTTTGCTCGACCCACGTCAGTCCGGCCAGCTCACGGTACAGGATCCCAAGTGATATGTAGGGATAGGCCAGCAGCGAGTCGATGGCGATGGCGGCGCGACTGTGGTGCTCGACCTTCCGCGCCAGCATGATCCGTTCCTTGCCACCCCTGAACTGGGCCAGGTTGCCCAGTGTGGCGGCCATCATAAAATGGGCCACCGCGCTTTCAGGATAGGCGGCCAGCAATCGTTCGGCGCTGGCCACGGCGAGGCGGAAATGGGTTTCGGAGGATTCGGTCCCGGATCTGGGCCCGGGCTCCGCGAGCAGGTCGAGCCCGATGTCGTAGTGCGTCCGCGCCATGCCCAGATCGATGGCGAATACCGCAGCGCCGGCGAGCCGGCTGGCCTCTTCGTAAGAACTCAGCGCGGCTCGAGGCTCATACCGGGCGTAAGCGGCTTCGGCGGCGGCAAGGGGTCGGGCATAGGGCGGCGTCTGGGCCTCGGCCTGGCCGGATAACCAGACCGCCAGGAGCGTGATGCCGACAAACGTGTTATTCCAGCCGAAGCTCCTGCACCCGCAGTTCGGCCTTTTCGAGCCGTTCCTGGCAGTGGCGGACCAGTGCAATACCCTCTTCATAGGTTCGGACGGCCTCCTCGATCCCTGGAGGGTCGTTTTCGAGTGTTTCAATGATCTGTTCGAGCCGCTGCAACGCTTCTTCGAAGCTGAGCGAATCATGGGCCTGAGCTTCGTCGCTGGACATCGGGTCGGATCGGGTTAATGGCGAGGGCAGGGCTACATACCCCGCCGGCCGCGATGGGTTCTTGCTCACCCTACTCGCGAGTCGCACAGAACGTGTGCCGCTTCGATGCGTACGAGTACCCCTCCACCGAATACAAATAGGAGCTCCTCCGAACCAGCGATCTATCGGGCAACCAATCTGGTTTTCCCTTTTTCCTTTTTCCTTTTTCCTTTTGCCATGAACCTTCGTCTTACCGGAAAAACAGCGATCGTCACAGGCGCCAGCCGTGGGATCGGAAAAGC
Protein-coding regions in this window:
- a CDS encoding SdiA-regulated domain-containing protein is translated as MCNAFMAPAIAVIALAMASGCEHPRAQPAAEPEAPPAAAYDLERPDAVFELPRSLTEISGLTVLEEGRLGAIQDEKGHLYILDVETGGIVRETRFGKDGDYEDLELTPEGLFILESNGTLHHIADWRSETLDATPIKTGLSARHDTEGLAYDAAHNRLLIACKEFAGQGLKNKRAIYAYDLATGALSPKPVYLVDLEAIAHLDSHPLNRVIRLALGPLLDASAFKPAALAIHPANRQMYLISSVLKSVVVLNPQGDLMAAVPIPDNLFRQPEGMAFTGNGDLYIANEGGEGRATLLRFMSR
- a CDS encoding DUF5706 domain-containing protein yields the protein MHEKKRKTAALDSPDERGAFLAPAGHDENDVLEMSGVVDDDGDAWRDEAGAGDLKRAKKKKKKKGKKPEQVKEVPASGSARGIETLFRTSYRTNMDLSSLADTKANIMISINGIIISIILASISPKIDANPWLILPTTVLLLSCLVSIVYAVLSARPRVHKNVITLEEVRNNTANILFFGNFVSLREREYIVGMKELLQNSDTLREQMIKDIYGLGLVLIKKYELLRVSYTVFMFGLISGVLLFNLVYLWVVLFPPARGGSLVP
- a CDS encoding MBL fold metallo-hydrolase; protein product: MTVKFWGVRGSFPTPHPHMLRYGGNTSCVSVSVDTGIVVIDAGTGARQLGKALLGATQPIYLLLTHLHNDHIEGFPFFTPLYHPGHRVHLIDYRQDRQAWSPLAMLDGVHYPMRPSSIVADYVAVSEFGPDYLCARGLDVSAVPANHPGGAYGYRVAHRGRVFVHIPDNELNPPDSEHTVPYAEFVRFCRGADVLSHDAMYTSDDLPAKWGWGHSQLDQTCQLAIDAGVRHLVLFHHDPERTDDAIDTLQDRARARLQPHGIECTAAYEGLTFNLGG
- a CDS encoding tetratricopeptide repeat protein, giving the protein MKRVLHWSATARNGSKRPNCGCRSFGWNNTFVGITLLAVWLSGQAEAQTPPYARPLAAAEAAYARYEPRAALSSYEEASRLAGAAVFAIDLGMARTHYDIGLDLLAEPGPRSGTESSETHFRLAVASAERLLAAYPESAVAHFMMAATLGNLAQFRGGKERIMLARKVEHHSRAAIAIDSLLAYPYISLGILYRELAGLTWVEQTWARLFYGEVPPASRDEAIELLRRAAALDPLNPFVHHELAQTYLDAGDTESGTAHLRQLLVLRPQTTQDIRNQTNARLWLRDR
- the xseB gene encoding exodeoxyribonuclease VII small subunit, with protein sequence MSSDEAQAHDSLSFEEALQRLEQIIETLENDPPGIEEAVRTYEEGIALVRHCQERLEKAELRVQELRLE